The following proteins are co-located in the Paralichthys olivaceus isolate ysfri-2021 chromosome 2, ASM2471397v2, whole genome shotgun sequence genome:
- the uroc1 gene encoding urocanate hydratase: MSDLKELCSGLPLDPLPPNRGRDPNVPHAPIRTPNLTAEEERLALRNALRYFPPTHHATLAPEFAQELRQYGHIYMYRFCPTLRMRAYPIDQYPCRTRQAASIMLMVMNNLDPAVAQFPQELVTYGGNGQVFSNWAQFCIVLHYLSEMTEEQTLVMYSGHPMGLFPSLPSSPRAIITNGMVVPNYSSRDQYEKMFALGVSMYGQMTAGSYCYIGPQGIVHGTMLTVLNAGRRYLGSDDLSGRVFVTSGLGGMSGAQAKAAVIAGCIGVIAEVDEAPLRKRHEQGWLMEVTSSLEHCIQRIRDSKRSKVPLSLGYHGNIVDLWERLLLEYERTGELLVDLGSDQTSLHNPFNGGYYPVQLSFRQANQLMSTDPQRFRTMVQESLKRQIKAINKLSDAGMFFWDYGNAFLLEAKRAGAEVEKVGGGATEFIYPSYVQHIMGDIFSLGFGPFRWVCTSGDAQDLAVTDDIAATVLEEIGAIVTDQIRQQYNDNIRWIREAGKHKMVVGSQARILYSDQRGRVSIALAINQAIADGRVSAPVVISRDHHDVSGTDSPFRETSNVYDGSAFCADMAVQNFVGDAFRGATWVALHNGGGVGWGEVMNGGFGLLLDGSEEAAKRASLMLNWDVSNGVARRCWSGNSNAYETIQRTMEENRQLRVTMPCPVQDEHVLDRALQG, from the exons AtgtcagatttaaaggagctatGCAGCGGTTTACCTCTGGACCCTTTGCCACCTAACCGGGGGAGAGATCCCAATGTGCCACATGCACCCATCCGCACCCCGAACctcacagcagaggaggagcgg TTGGCGTTGAGAAATGCGCTGCGTTACTTTCCTCCCACTCACCACGCAACTCTCGCACCTGAATTTGCTCAAGAGCTGCGGCAGTATGGACACATCTACATGTACCGCTTCTGCCCCACGTTACGCATGAG GGCGTACCCCATAGATCAGTACCCGTGCCGCACACGTCAGGCAGCCTCTATAATGTTGATGGTCATGAACAACCTGGACCCAGCTGTAGCTCAG TTTCCCCAGGAGCTCGTCACCTATGGAGGCAACGGACAGGTGTTTAGTAACTGGGCCCAG ttctGCATCGTGTTGCATTACCTGAGCGAGATGACAGAGGAGCAAACTCTCGTCATGTACAGCGGTCACCCCATGGGCCTGTTTCCCAGCCTGCCCTCGTCACCTCGAGCCATCATCACCAACGGCATG GTTGTTCCAAATTACTCCTCCAGAGACCAGTATGAGAAGATGTTTGCTCTCGGAGTTTCAAT GTATGGTCAAATGACAGCAGGCAGCTACTGCTACATTGGACCTCAAGGGATCGTTCATGGCACTATG CTGACTGTGCTGAACGCCGGCCGGAGGTACCTGGGCTCTGACGACTTGAGTGGGCGTGTCTTTGTGACCTCTGGCCTGGGGGGGATGAGTGGAGCTCAGGCTAAAGCTGCCGTCATCGCCGGCTGCATTGGCGTGATCGCAGAG gTGGATGAGGCTCCTCTTAGAAAAAGACATGAGCAGGGCTGGTTGATGGAGGTCACCAGCAGCCTGGAGCACTGCATTCAACGAATCAG AGACTCCAAGAGGTCCAAGGTGCCCCTCAGTCtgggttaccatggcaacatcGTAGACTTGTG GGAGAGACTGCTGCTGGAGTACGAGAGGACGGGGGAGCTGCTGGTCGATCTGGGTTCAGACCAGACCTCCCTTCACAACCCGTTCAACGGAGGCTACTATCCTGTCCAGCTCAGCTTCCGTCAGGCAAACCAACTCATGTCAACTGATCCTCAGCGTTTCCGAACCATGGTCCAAGAAAG CCTCAAGAGACAAATAAAGGCCATCAATAAGCTCTCTGATGCTGGCATGTTCTTCTGGGACTACGGCAACGCTTTTCTCCTGGAGGCAAAAAGAGCTG GGGCAGAGGTAGAAAAGGTTGGAGGTGGAGCGACAGAGTTTATTTACCCTTCTTATGTTCAGCACATTATGGG AGACATCTTCTCTTTGGGCTTTGGCCCGTTTCGCTGGGTGTGCACATCTGGCGACGCCCAGGATCTCGCTGTAACAGATGACATCGCTGCTACTGTCTTGGAGGAAATTGGAGCGATTGTGACTGATCAAATCAGGCAGCAGTACAACGACAACATCCGCTGGATCAGAGAAGCTGGCAAACACAAAATG gtTGTGGGTTCACAAGCCAGAATCCTCTACTCTGACCAGAGAGGAAGAGTCTCGATTGCTTTAGCGATCAACCAGGCTATCGCTGATGGAAGAGTTTCA GCTCCTGTGGTTATTAGCAGAGACCATCATGATGTCAGTGGCACAGACAGCCCCTTCAGAGAGACCTCTAACGTTTATGACGGATCTGCCTTCTGTGCAG ACATGGCGGTCCAGAACTTTGTTGGTGATGCATTCAGAGGTGCCACATGGGTCGCACTGCACAACGGTGGCGGTGTTGGCTG GGGTGAAGTAATGAATGGAGGCTTTGGCTTGCTGCTGGACGGCTCTGAGGAGGCTGCAAAGCGTGCCAGTCTGATGCTGAACTGGGATGTCTCCAATGGG GTGGCTCGTCGCTGCTGGTCTGGAAACTCCAATGCCTACGAAACCATCCAACGCACCATGGAGGAGAACAGGCAGCTGCGTGTCACCATGCCCTGTCCTGTACAGGATGAGCACGTGCTGGACCGTGCCCTGCAGGGCTAG
- the LOC109629054 gene encoding MAP kinase-activated protein kinase 2-like, whose amino-acid sequence MHHNQEEQQQQQQQGKPIPAQHGTAQLSGSSSSSPGSSSGSGLSDLLQQQPPPPTYSSLHFRRNAVTDDYKITAQVLGLGINGKVLECFCKRSGEKCALKILFDTPKARREVELHWRVSGGPHIVPILSLYENMHQGRKCLLIIMECMEGGELFNRIQARGDQAFTEREASEIMHDIGTAIEFLHHMDIAHRDVKPENLLYTTKESNATLKLTDFGFAKETTLHNSLQTPCYTPYYVAPEVLGPEKYDKSCDMWSLGVIMYILLCGFPPFYSNTGQAISPGMKQRIRLGQYEFPNPEWADVSDEAKQLIIQLLKTDPNERMTITQFMNHPWISQSMVVPPTPLHTSRVLTEDKELWDDVKEEMTSALATMRVDYDQVKIKDLDTSNNPLLNKRRKKPATGGADGAGQADGGDGGVVCNNHREVTFSNKVA is encoded by the exons ATGCATCATAaccaggaggagcagcagcagcagcagcagcagggaaaaCCGATTCCTGCGCAACACGGGACGGCGCAGCTCAgcggctccagcagcagcagcccgggGAGCAGCTCCGGCAGCGGCCTCTCTgacctcctccagcagcagccgccACCACCAACCTACTCCTCACTGCACTTCAGGAGAAACGCAGTCACAGACGATTATAAAATCACAGCTCAGGTCCTCGGTCTGGGAATCAACGGCAAAGTGCTGGAATGTTTCTGCAAGAGGTCCGGGGAAAAGTGTGCcctcaag ATTCTGTTTGATACTCCTAAAGCCCGACGGGAGGTTGAGCTGCACTGGCGAGTGTCCGGAGGTCCCCACATCGTCCCCATTCTCAGCCTGTACGAGAACATGCATCAAGGGAGGAAATGTCTCCTCATTATAATGGAGTG TATGGAGGGAGGGGAGCTGTTCAATCGCATTCAGGCCAGAGGGGACCAGGCGTTCACAGAGAGAG AGGCCTCAGAGATCATGCATGACATTGGCACAGCCATCGAGTTCCTGCACCACATGGACATAGCTCACAGAGACGTGAAG CCTGAAAACCTGCTCTACACCACCAAGGAGAGCAACGCCACACTGAAGCTCACTGACTTTGGCTTTGCTAAGGAGACGACGCTGCACAACTCCCTCCAAACTCCCTGTTACACTCCATATTATGTCG CCCCAGAAGTGCTGGGGCCAGagaaatatgacaaatcatGTGACATGTGGTCTTTGGGCGTAATCATGTACATTCT tctgtgtgggtttcctcCGTTCTACTCAAACACAGGTCAGGCCATCTCTCCGGGCATGAAGCAGAGGATCAGGTTGGGCCAATACGAGTTCCCCAACCCGGAGTGGGCGGATGTTTCTGATGAAG CCAAacagctcatcattcagttacTGAAGACCGACCCCAATGAAAGGATGACCATTACACAGTTCATGAATCACCCCTGGATCAGT CAGTCAATGGTCGTCCCTCCAACACCCCTGCACACCTCTCGTGTTTTGACAGAAGACAAGGAGCTGTGGGACGATGTGAAG GAGGAAATGACCAGTGCTCTGGCTACCATGCGAGTGGACTACGACCAGGTGAAAATCAAAGACCTGGACACGTCCAACAACCCTCTGCTCAACAAGAGACGCAAGAAGCCTGCGACTGGAGGAGCCGATGGAGCCGGGCAAgctgatggaggagatggaggagtaGTGTGTAATAATCACAGAGAGGTGACGTTTTCTAATAAAGTAGCATAA